The following are from one region of the Hypanus sabinus isolate sHypSab1 chromosome 14, sHypSab1.hap1, whole genome shotgun sequence genome:
- the cckar gene encoding cholecystokinin receptor type A — protein sequence METVSHLLLNLTEMPRVTGPTGTRSRSGCEGDKCQQAVRPPKDLDQTVRIFLYCLFFVLSVLGNVLIIAVLLRNKRLRTVTNSFLLSLAVSDLMLCLFCMPFTLIPNLLKDFIFGSAVCKAVAYFMGISVSVSTFSLVAISLERYSAICKPLKSRVWQTKSHAFKVIAATWLLSVTVMLPYPIYNTLVPFTRANNSTGNMCRLLWPNDFTQQFWYVFLLLILFLVPGIVMMIAYGLISRELYSGIQFEMESRKRSQERSGSYASNYEDGDGCYMQSVRRKRTIEMQPLSSSTNAKISRARSNSSTANLMAKKRVIRMLIVIVIMFFICWTPIFCANAWRAFDKVSADRFLSGTPISFIHLLSYTSACVNPVIYCFMNERFRQACFATFTCCSKQRPRPRDIEDEGRTITASLSRCTYTNVSPPS from the exons ATGGAGACGGTCTCTCATCTGCTGCTGAATCTCACCGAGATGCCGAGAGTGACAGGTCCAACCGGGACCAGGAGCCGGAGCGGCTGCGAGGGTGACAAGTGCCAGCAGGCTGTTCGTCCGCCCAAAG ACCTGGATCAGACTGTGCGGATCTTCCTTTACTGTCTGTTTTTTGTGTTGAGCGTGCTTGGGAATGTCCTGATCATCGCCGTCCTCCTGAGGAACAAGCGGCTGCGCACTGTAACCAACAGCTTCCTGCTCTCGCTGGCGGTCAGTGACCTGATGTTGTGCCTCTTCTGTATGCCCTTCACCCTCATCCCCAACCTGCTCAAGGACTTCATTTTCGGGAGCGCCGTCTGCAAGGCCGTCGCCTACTTCATGG GTATCTCTGTTAGTGTTTCTACCTTCAGTTTGGTGGCGATTTCCCTGGAGAGATACAGTGCCATATGTAAACCGCTTAAATCCAGGGTCTGGCAAACCAAGTCTCACGCCTTCAAGGTGATTGCCGCCACTTGGCTGCTCTCCGTTACGGTGATGTTACCGTACCCCATCTACAACACCTTGGTCCCCTTCACCAGGGCAAACAACAGCACCGGCAATATGTGTCGACTCCTGTGGCCGAATGACTTCACTCAACAATTCTG GTATGTTTTCCTTCTGCTGATCCTGTTTCTGGTTCCCGGAATAGTGATGATGATTGCTTATGGGTTGATATCCCGCGAGCTATACAGCGGCATTCAGTTTGAAATGGAAAGCAGGAAGAGGAGCCAAG AGAGAAGCGGCTCCTATGCCAGCAATTACGAGGACGGAGATGGGTGTTACATGCAGAGCGTAAGGCGTAAAAGGACAATCGAAATGCAACCATTGTCGAGCTCCACTAATGCTAAGATAAGCAGAGCGAGAAGCAACAGCTCTACGGCGAATTTAATGGCAAAAAAGCGAGTGATCCGCATGCTGATTGTGATTGTGATCATGTTCTTCATCTGCTGGACTCCTATATTCTGTGCAAATGCTTGGCGGGCGTTTGACAAGGTTTCCGCCGACAGATTCCTGTCCGGGACCCCAATTTCATTCATCCATTTGCTGTCTTACACGTCCGCGTGCGTAAACCCCGTCATCTACTGTTTCATGAATGAACGATTCCGCCAGGCTTGCTTTGCGACTTTTACCTGTTGTAGCAAGCAGCGGCCACGGCCCAGAGACATTGAGGACGAGGGTCGCACCATCACTGCTTCCTTATCCAGATGCACTTACACCAACGTCTCACCCCCCTcttga